One genomic region from Sphingobacterium sp. UGAL515B_05 encodes:
- a CDS encoding GNAT family protein: MMVKLKPLALEDVSPFYEWLNDDLSIKYSRSLFQSLQSKDHIDNWFLSVVNDSKNFNRGIFLNDSNKLIGYAGICNISMPNRSGEYFIFIGDRQEWGKGIGSLVTKLILDIGFGNLGLNRIMLTVSEPNYAAVKAYENAGFKLEGRMRKACFRDNQFHDKLLMSILEDEWHDRRNLGIK; encoded by the coding sequence ATGATGGTCAAGTTAAAACCACTCGCTCTTGAAGATGTCTCACCATTTTATGAATGGCTCAATGACGATTTATCTATTAAATATTCCCGCTCTCTTTTTCAGTCACTCCAATCAAAGGATCATATAGACAATTGGTTTCTATCCGTTGTCAACGATTCTAAAAATTTTAATCGTGGAATTTTCTTAAACGATTCGAATAAACTGATTGGGTATGCCGGCATTTGTAATATTTCTATGCCAAACAGATCCGGGGAGTATTTTATCTTTATAGGAGATCGCCAAGAATGGGGGAAAGGGATAGGCTCTTTAGTTACCAAATTAATCCTAGATATAGGGTTTGGAAATCTAGGGCTCAATAGAATTATGCTTACCGTATCTGAACCAAATTATGCCGCAGTAAAAGCGTATGAAAACGCCGGATTTAAACTGGAGGGGCGAATGCGTAAAGCCTGCTTTAGGGATAATCAATTTCACGACAAGCTATTGATGTCAATTCTGGAAGATGAATGGCACGATAGAAGAAACCTAGGTATAAAATAA
- a CDS encoding alpha/beta hydrolase, translated as MIGNRMLLFLILFIFNTACFAQKGIPLSIGRSEILHSKVLNEDRTINIYLPDNYNPNDSVRYPIVYVLDGGMDEDFFHITGIVRFSTQPWIDRFPQSIVVGIGGNTRRRDFTFPVENTDFIEREGFQKASFPSYGGSEKYRTFIKNELIPYISGNYKSNGKQTLIGESLAGLLSVEILFKQPELFDDYIIISPSLWWGEESLLKNAEEFLQRNLRKNTKVYLGVPNKEEDVRMYDEAIALSDILNNNKKIHFVFDYMPDELHSTVIHQAVYNAFKKLYPKTFYSK; from the coding sequence ATGATAGGTAATAGAATGCTCCTTTTCTTGATACTCTTTATTTTTAATACAGCTTGTTTTGCACAAAAAGGAATACCATTATCGATAGGTAGGTCAGAAATATTGCATTCAAAGGTTTTGAATGAAGATAGGACGATCAATATTTATCTTCCCGATAATTATAATCCAAATGATTCTGTTCGATATCCGATCGTATACGTTCTTGATGGAGGTATGGATGAAGATTTTTTTCATATTACAGGTATTGTACGTTTCAGTACACAACCCTGGATCGACAGATTCCCTCAGAGTATTGTCGTTGGAATTGGTGGAAACACGCGAAGAAGAGATTTTACCTTTCCTGTAGAAAATACTGATTTTATAGAAAGGGAAGGTTTTCAGAAAGCTAGTTTTCCTTCGTATGGTGGTTCTGAAAAATATAGGACATTCATAAAAAATGAATTGATTCCCTATATAAGTGGTAATTATAAATCGAATGGAAAACAGACTTTAATAGGGGAATCACTGGCTGGGCTTCTATCAGTAGAAATACTATTCAAACAACCCGAGTTATTTGATGATTACATTATTATAAGTCCAAGTTTGTGGTGGGGCGAGGAGTCTTTATTGAAGAATGCAGAGGAGTTTCTACAACGCAATTTGAGAAAAAATACAAAGGTTTATCTTGGTGTGCCCAATAAAGAAGAAGATGTGAGAATGTATGATGAGGCCATAGCGTTATCTGATATACTTAATAACAATAAAAAAATTCATTTTGTATTTGATTACATGCCTGATGAATTGCATTCCACTGTAATACATCAAGCGGTCTACAACGCTTTTAAGAAGTTGTATCCAAAAACATTCTATTCAAAATAG
- a CDS encoding methyltransferase type 11 translates to MKRVEIFKTNVYRLKDAQQIVATLVSLFSSYKINFDLDDEERILRIESSQLEIEVNSIVGKMFEWGYRCERII, encoded by the coding sequence ATGAAACGAGTCGAAATATTTAAAACAAATGTCTATCGATTAAAAGATGCACAGCAAATCGTTGCAACGCTTGTCAGCTTATTTTCCTCTTATAAAATTAACTTCGATCTTGACGATGAAGAACGTATTTTAAGAATTGAATCTTCACAATTAGAAATCGAGGTTAACAGTATCGTTGGAAAGATGTTTGAATGGGGCTATCGTTGTGAAAGGATCATTTAA
- a CDS encoding bifunctional YncE family protein/alkaline phosphatase family protein, protein MKRIGTFILTTCMFATSQLTFSQNNIQNRISSILESNKVGLPNGWTLTPVGKQIELGDLPLNLVISHNKKLAAVSNNGQSTQTIDLIDLSLQRKIDSIEIPKSWYGLAFSSDDNTLYASGGHDNLIRIYKIKDGRMTSKDSIVLGKPWPNKIGIAGLAIDDKNKQQLYTVTREDKKLYVIDLKTKATKASYDLGAEGYTCQLSPDTKQLYISVWGGEKILVWDVTQQKITKEITVGNHPNEITLSKNGKWLFVANANDNSVSIIDTKSGTAVETLNAALYPNAPSGSTSNAVALSPDSKTLYIANADNNCLAVFDVSSPGRSISKGFIPVGWYPTNVKVVGKTILVANGKGLSSKANPQGPNPTDQKEKVDRHAGDLNKPKEIQYIAGLFKGTLSFISTPKPEELALYSQAVYHNTPYSKEKELQTEGEFGNPIPMKVGAPSPIKFVFYVIKENRTYDQVLGDVKQGNGDASLCLFGEKITPNQHKIVNEFVLLDNFYVDAEVSADGHNWSMGAYATDYLEKTWPSSYGGRGGTYGGEGEREIANNKGGFIWDNAKRHQVSYRTYGEFADKGKPNVKSLEGHVATGYTSYDLSVADTTRIRQWKADFDQLIQKGEMPQLTTIRISNDHTEGMRAGKKSPYAHVADNDLAVGMFVDHISKSPIWKESAIFILEDDAQNGPDHVDAHRSPAYLISPYVKRRAVDHAMYSTSGMIRTIELILGMKPMTQYDAAATPMWRSFSNIPDYTPFDHVDANVNLNERNPSKGKLAIWSDKYDWSKEDAVPDLVFNEILWQGLKGESAPAPKRAAFLKVNEKKEDDDD, encoded by the coding sequence ATGAAAAGAATAGGAACATTTATTTTGACAACGTGTATGTTTGCAACCTCACAACTCACATTCAGTCAAAACAATATACAAAATAGGATTAGTTCAATTTTGGAAAGCAATAAAGTTGGACTACCAAATGGTTGGACACTAACCCCTGTTGGAAAACAAATAGAGCTCGGCGATCTACCACTGAACTTAGTTATCAGCCACAATAAAAAGCTTGCAGCGGTTAGCAATAATGGACAAAGTACACAAACCATCGATCTGATCGATCTATCTCTACAACGAAAAATCGATAGCATTGAAATCCCAAAATCTTGGTATGGATTAGCTTTCTCTAGCGATGACAACACATTATACGCTTCCGGAGGACATGATAATTTGATTAGGATATATAAAATCAAAGACGGAAGAATGACATCAAAAGATTCTATCGTTCTTGGCAAACCATGGCCCAATAAAATAGGTATAGCAGGATTGGCTATTGATGATAAAAATAAACAGCAATTATACACCGTCACCCGAGAAGATAAAAAACTATATGTGATAGATTTAAAAACCAAAGCGACAAAAGCAAGCTATGATCTTGGAGCCGAAGGGTATACCTGTCAGCTAAGCCCTGATACAAAACAACTTTACATCAGTGTTTGGGGCGGAGAAAAAATTTTAGTGTGGGATGTAACACAGCAAAAGATAACCAAAGAAATCACCGTAGGAAACCATCCTAATGAAATTACTTTGAGTAAAAATGGCAAATGGCTTTTTGTAGCCAATGCAAATGATAACTCTGTTTCCATTATCGATACCAAATCGGGAACTGCGGTAGAAACATTGAACGCAGCATTGTATCCTAATGCTCCAAGTGGATCGACCAGTAATGCTGTTGCCTTGTCTCCAGACAGTAAAACGCTTTATATTGCAAATGCAGACAACAATTGCCTGGCAGTTTTTGACGTCAGTAGTCCTGGTCGATCTATTTCGAAAGGATTTATTCCAGTAGGTTGGTATCCAACTAATGTAAAAGTGGTAGGTAAAACAATTTTGGTTGCAAATGGCAAAGGCCTATCATCCAAAGCTAATCCACAAGGCCCCAATCCGACAGACCAAAAGGAAAAAGTCGACCGTCATGCCGGTGACCTCAATAAACCAAAAGAGATACAATATATCGCTGGTCTTTTCAAAGGAACCCTTAGTTTTATCTCTACCCCTAAACCAGAAGAACTGGCCCTCTATTCTCAGGCAGTATATCATAACACACCTTATTCGAAAGAAAAAGAACTACAAACAGAAGGAGAATTCGGAAACCCTATCCCGATGAAAGTCGGCGCTCCCTCCCCGATCAAATTCGTATTTTATGTTATTAAAGAAAATCGTACATACGATCAAGTTCTAGGTGATGTCAAACAAGGAAATGGGGATGCCTCACTTTGTTTATTTGGCGAAAAAATCACGCCCAATCAACACAAAATTGTCAATGAATTTGTGCTTTTAGACAATTTCTATGTCGATGCGGAAGTTAGCGCGGATGGCCATAATTGGAGTATGGGTGCTTATGCCACAGACTACCTCGAGAAAACCTGGCCGTCAAGTTACGGCGGTCGCGGTGGTACTTATGGAGGAGAAGGGGAACGGGAAATAGCCAACAATAAAGGCGGCTTTATTTGGGATAATGCCAAGCGGCACCAGGTATCCTATCGTACCTATGGCGAATTTGCAGACAAAGGAAAGCCTAACGTAAAATCTTTGGAAGGCCATGTTGCTACAGGATATACAAGCTATGACCTCAGCGTGGCTGATACCACACGAATAAGACAATGGAAAGCCGATTTTGACCAACTCATACAGAAAGGGGAAATGCCACAACTCACCACGATACGAATCAGCAACGACCACACAGAAGGAATGCGCGCAGGCAAGAAATCACCCTATGCACATGTAGCGGATAATGACCTCGCAGTAGGGATGTTTGTGGATCATATCAGCAAGAGTCCAATATGGAAAGAATCGGCAATATTTATACTGGAAGATGATGCCCAGAATGGTCCTGATCATGTGGACGCGCACCGTAGTCCTGCTTACTTAATCAGTCCATATGTAAAAAGAAGAGCTGTAGATCACGCGATGTATTCGACCTCAGGAATGATCAGAACCATAGAGCTGATTTTAGGGATGAAGCCAATGACACAATACGATGCTGCAGCAACACCTATGTGGCGATCATTCAGCAATATTCCCGATTATACTCCGTTTGACCATGTTGATGCAAATGTAAACCTCAACGAGCGAAACCCCAGTAAGGGAAAACTGGCAATATGGAGTGACAAATATGATTGGTCGAAGGAAGACGCTGTGCCCGATTTAGTATTTAATGAAATTCTATGGCAGGGACTTAAAGGAGAGTCTGCTCCGGCTCCTAAAAGAGCAGCATTCTTAAAAGTAAACGAAAAGAAGGAGGACGATGACGATTAA
- a CDS encoding HD domain-containing protein translates to MELSDRLLKQIEFIKEIDKIKYIQRKTKLFHSDRPENDAEHSWHLALMAIVLLEHANESVDLLKVVKMVLIHDIVEIDAGDTFIYDTEMNHTNTDAERLAAQRIFGILPEEQAEDLIAIWEEFEAGQTQEAQFARAMDRLEPLLQNSSNNGGTWNEPGVNYQKVHAKKSVIKDGSALLWAYAEKLIDAGVTQGILKKD, encoded by the coding sequence ATGGAACTTTCAGATAGATTATTAAAACAAATCGAGTTTATTAAAGAAATAGATAAAATTAAATACATCCAACGCAAAACAAAGCTCTTCCACAGTGACCGTCCTGAGAATGATGCAGAGCATAGTTGGCACCTTGCATTAATGGCCATCGTTCTTCTAGAGCACGCAAATGAATCAGTGGACTTATTGAAAGTTGTCAAAATGGTGTTGATACACGATATTGTAGAAATTGATGCTGGGGATACCTTTATCTATGATACAGAAATGAATCACACCAATACCGATGCAGAACGTTTAGCAGCGCAACGGATCTTCGGAATTTTACCTGAGGAGCAGGCGGAAGATCTCATTGCAATATGGGAAGAGTTTGAAGCAGGGCAGACGCAGGAAGCCCAGTTTGCTCGAGCAATGGATCGTTTGGAACCGCTTTTGCAAAATAGCTCCAATAACGGAGGAACATGGAATGAGCCTGGTGTAAATTATCAAAAGGTCCATGCCAAAAAATCTGTCATCAAAGATGGCTCGGCACTATTATGGGCATATGCTGAAAAGTTGATTGATGCGGGAGTTACTCAAGGGATTCTAAAAAAGGATTAG
- a CDS encoding LLM class flavin-dependent oxidoreductase → MKKIGFLSFGHWSKHPAYSTQTASDTLLQSIDLAVAAEEIGIDGAYFRVHHFANQLASPFPLLSAIGAKTSKIEIGTGVIDMRYENPLYMVEDAGAADLISGGRLQLGISRGSPEQVIDGWRYFGYNLAEGETDADMGRHKALEFLERLQGIGFAEPNPYPMFPNPPGLLRLEPHSEGLRDRIWWGAASNATAVWAAQNRMHLQSSTLKYDENGKPFHIQQAEQIRLYKQAWKEAGHAGEPRVSVSRSIFALVDDLDRYYFGQEADKTDKIGVIESDKRTIFGRSYAAEPDQLVKELAQDEAIQEADTLLLTIPNTLGVDYNIHILSAILEHVAPELGWR, encoded by the coding sequence ATGAAAAAAATAGGCTTTCTATCTTTTGGCCATTGGTCCAAACATCCTGCATATAGTACGCAGACGGCAAGTGACACATTACTGCAGTCAATCGATCTAGCGGTAGCCGCGGAGGAAATAGGGATTGATGGCGCATATTTCCGCGTGCACCATTTTGCTAATCAGCTGGCATCTCCCTTTCCTTTGTTATCGGCTATTGGAGCAAAAACCTCTAAAATTGAAATCGGTACCGGTGTAATCGACATGCGCTATGAAAACCCTCTTTATATGGTGGAAGATGCCGGAGCTGCGGATTTAATCTCTGGAGGCAGATTACAGCTTGGTATTAGCCGAGGTTCTCCCGAACAAGTAATTGATGGCTGGCGCTATTTTGGTTACAATCTAGCGGAAGGTGAAACCGACGCAGATATGGGAAGGCATAAAGCTTTGGAGTTTTTGGAAAGGCTTCAAGGTATTGGTTTCGCCGAACCAAATCCCTACCCGATGTTTCCAAACCCACCAGGGTTATTAAGACTCGAACCGCATTCGGAAGGTCTACGTGACCGCATTTGGTGGGGAGCAGCGTCCAATGCAACAGCCGTATGGGCGGCCCAAAATAGAATGCACCTCCAAAGTTCTACCTTAAAATATGATGAAAATGGTAAACCTTTTCACATTCAGCAGGCCGAACAAATACGTCTATATAAACAAGCCTGGAAGGAAGCGGGGCATGCTGGCGAGCCTCGCGTATCTGTCAGCCGATCCATTTTTGCTTTGGTCGATGATTTAGATCGTTATTACTTCGGGCAAGAGGCTGACAAAACAGATAAAATTGGAGTGATCGAATCGGACAAAAGAACAATTTTTGGACGGAGTTATGCAGCTGAACCAGATCAACTCGTAAAAGAGTTAGCGCAGGATGAAGCAATCCAAGAAGCTGACACCCTACTCTTGACCATTCCAAACACTTTAGGGGTAGACTATAACATTCATATTCTTTCCGCTATTTTGGAACACGTGGCCCCCGAGCTCGGTTGGCGTTAA
- a CDS encoding NAD(P)-binding domain-containing protein yields MINNIRYKTKIAVIGAGQAGLSAAYHLKKLGLKIGPDFIILDEASRPGGAWQFRWDSLTLSTVNKIHDLPGMSFEETLSTTDTEVQANTAVPHYFELYEKKFGLQVYRPAKVEKVYPYQDRFHIDTANTLFSALGIINATGTWENPYIPDYPGAELFQGEQLHTKDFRTADYFRGKHVIVVGGGISAIQLLDQISQVTTTTWVTRRPPLFRDGPFDDMAGHNAVAMVEERVRLGLPPLSVVSVTGLPYSTEIQEMEKRGVLKRFPMFKEITKKGIKWEDGTEQKADVILWNTGFKSSLSHLDAVLPKEEQGGIQMAGRLATMVAKEPRIHLVGYGPSASTIGANRAGGAAARELLKTLSTVYLNTNTFSRSQL; encoded by the coding sequence ATGATTAATAATATTCGCTATAAAACAAAAATTGCCGTCATAGGCGCTGGACAAGCGGGACTTTCCGCTGCTTATCATTTGAAGAAACTCGGCCTTAAAATCGGGCCAGATTTCATCATCTTGGATGAAGCTTCCAGGCCTGGAGGAGCTTGGCAATTTCGCTGGGATTCGCTCACTTTAAGCACTGTCAATAAAATACACGATTTACCGGGCATGTCGTTTGAAGAAACTTTGTCTACAACGGATACGGAGGTGCAGGCCAATACCGCAGTTCCCCATTATTTTGAACTTTATGAGAAGAAATTTGGACTTCAAGTATATCGGCCAGCCAAAGTAGAAAAAGTCTATCCATACCAGGATCGTTTTCACATCGACACGGCAAACACACTTTTCTCCGCTCTCGGCATTATAAACGCTACGGGAACATGGGAAAACCCATACATTCCTGATTATCCCGGTGCGGAGCTATTCCAGGGCGAACAACTACATACAAAAGATTTTAGAACCGCAGATTATTTCCGAGGCAAGCATGTTATTGTTGTTGGAGGCGGCATCTCTGCAATTCAATTATTGGACCAAATCTCCCAGGTAACGACAACAACCTGGGTTACACGTCGCCCACCTTTATTTAGAGATGGGCCCTTCGATGACATGGCGGGTCATAATGCTGTTGCGATGGTAGAAGAACGGGTACGACTCGGACTTCCGCCTTTGTCTGTTGTATCCGTCACTGGCCTCCCCTACTCTACCGAAATCCAGGAGATGGAAAAACGTGGTGTCCTTAAACGTTTTCCGATGTTTAAAGAAATAACGAAAAAGGGAATCAAATGGGAGGACGGAACCGAACAAAAAGCGGATGTTATACTTTGGAATACAGGCTTCAAAAGTTCATTGAGTCATTTGGATGCCGTACTACCGAAAGAAGAACAGGGCGGTATCCAAATGGCAGGTCGACTGGCTACCATGGTGGCCAAGGAACCGCGAATTCATCTCGTAGGCTACGGCCCATCGGCATCCACTATTGGAGCAAACCGCGCTGGAGGTGCTGCCGCCAGAGAACTTCTAAAAACCCTTTCAACAGTCTACCTGAATACAAATACATTTAGCAGAAGCCAACTGTAA
- a CDS encoding helix-turn-helix domain-containing protein: MHPQIISPNKSIALFVKEILIYECHENYCINLPFYADGYPGLLFQRSGSDFIIRPHNKKMSPIFLYGQTIKPISIDTTGPLQIIVFQFYPFVLRSFWNISPESINDDCYDLDNNENTIFQQLARKLTTACSPENSIHLLTQVLASFFDSKKKNLDFSIRQAILSIIENRSQVTIRQIAEREALNIRTLERRFLKETGISAKQFAKIVQFQNALKQLNNKDFQKLTDIVYENGFADQSHFIRVFKAFTGKTPTFFNKI; encoded by the coding sequence ATGCATCCTCAGATTATCAGTCCAAACAAATCCATTGCATTATTTGTAAAGGAGATCCTGATATATGAATGTCACGAAAATTATTGCATAAACTTACCTTTTTATGCCGACGGTTACCCTGGCTTGTTATTTCAACGATCCGGCAGCGATTTTATCATCAGGCCACATAACAAAAAAATGTCTCCTATTTTTCTTTATGGCCAAACGATTAAACCAATTTCAATTGATACAACGGGTCCTCTTCAAATTATTGTTTTTCAATTTTATCCGTTTGTATTACGCTCATTTTGGAATATTTCTCCAGAAAGTATAAATGACGATTGCTATGATTTAGACAATAACGAAAATACAATTTTCCAACAGCTAGCTCGTAAATTAACTACGGCTTGCAGCCCTGAAAACAGCATCCATTTACTAACACAAGTGCTCGCCAGCTTTTTTGACAGCAAAAAGAAGAACCTAGATTTTTCTATTAGGCAAGCGATCCTAAGTATCATCGAAAATAGGAGCCAAGTTACTATTAGGCAAATCGCCGAAAGAGAAGCGTTAAACATACGGACTTTGGAAAGAAGATTTCTTAAAGAAACAGGGATATCCGCCAAACAATTCGCTAAAATAGTGCAGTTTCAGAATGCTCTTAAACAACTCAACAACAAAGATTTCCAAAAACTAACGGATATTGTTTACGAAAATGGATTCGCAGACCAATCACATTTTATTCGTGTATTTAAAGCCTTTACAGGCAAAACTCCTACATTTTTCAACAAAATATAG
- a CDS encoding DUF1772 domain-containing protein encodes MKSQDIILALATIFSAIISGLFFSYTFSVNLGLHKLNDKAYLMAMQNINREILNPAFYCCFLGAPILLAIASVLFFDIHSPKFYLILTACLSYIIGVFMITGTQNVPLNNQLSSIDLSISSETSLRLVRDTFEKPWVFWNNVRTYCSLLTLILLIINLVLFKSKN; translated from the coding sequence ATGAAATCACAAGACATCATTTTAGCACTGGCAACTATATTTTCGGCAATTATATCGGGACTATTTTTCTCATATACTTTTTCAGTCAATTTAGGCTTACATAAACTCAACGATAAAGCCTATTTGATGGCTATGCAAAATATAAATAGAGAAATACTAAACCCTGCTTTCTACTGTTGTTTTCTCGGGGCACCGATTTTACTGGCCATTGCTTCCGTATTATTTTTTGATATACATTCACCAAAATTCTATTTAATCCTAACGGCTTGTCTGAGCTATATCATTGGCGTATTTATGATTACAGGCACGCAAAATGTTCCCTTAAACAATCAATTAAGCTCGATTGACCTTTCGATATCTTCGGAAACATCCCTGAGACTTGTGCGTGATACCTTTGAAAAACCCTGGGTATTTTGGAATAATGTCCGGACATACTGCTCCTTACTTACACTTATTCTTCTAATTATTAATCTAGTTTTATTTAAATCAAAAAACTAA
- a CDS encoding N-acetylmuramoyl-L-alanine amidase, producing MEIKENKLLGVRYRETPNKCGIIEPIYIIMHYDEASNATSAIDWMTDSRSKVSAHLHISRDGVVTQLAPFNIRCWHAGVSSWAGQKDLNTFSIGIELQNEGREIYTEKQISAAIAVCQTIIGKYSIRDILGHSDIAPGRKEDPGKQFPWERFKPLIKENYDGVT from the coding sequence ATGGAAATTAAAGAAAACAAGTTATTAGGTGTAAGATATAGAGAAACACCTAATAAATGTGGAATTATTGAGCCCATTTATATTATCATGCATTATGATGAAGCGTCCAATGCGACAAGTGCAATCGATTGGATGACAGATTCCCGAAGTAAGGTTTCAGCCCACCTTCATATAAGTCGTGATGGTGTTGTAACGCAGTTGGCTCCATTTAATATCAGATGTTGGCATGCAGGTGTCAGTTCATGGGCCGGACAGAAAGATCTGAATACGTTTAGCATCGGTATCGAATTACAAAATGAGGGCAGGGAGATTTATACCGAAAAGCAGATCAGCGCGGCGATTGCCGTATGCCAGACTATTATTGGTAAATATTCGATTCGGGATATTCTGGGGCATTCTGACATCGCGCCAGGAAGAAAAGAGGATCCAGGTAAACAGTTTCCCTGGGAAAGATTTAAACCGTTAATAAAAGAAAATTATGATGGAGTTACTTGA